TTGTGCGATCGGTGACGCTAATTTTGGAACTTGCAGTTATGAAAGGGAATTAGCAGTTATGTTCTCTTCTCATGAATTTATAAATATTTGATCTTATGGTAAGTCATAGTGGCATATACAAATGTAGCTGTATTCCTATAACGCCAAAGGGGCACATTATCGTTAcattttatgataattatttttctGCACCGGCCTATTAATTTTATCAACTAGGTTTGGCCTTTGCCATACTCAAATCCTGGTTGCGCCACTGGGTCGAGCGGGCAGGCGGGAGAGCGGCCACAACGTTGTTTTGGCTACTCTTGGTTATCGTCCGCTCTTCCTAGATCCATGTGGTTCCTCAGAGAGCTCCGGGTGGACGTCGGCTTCGTCATCATCGGTGGACAGTGACACCACCCGATGGCTAGCCAAGTTCCAATCTCTCACTTACCTTAGTTGATAGGTTTTGGCGAAGTATTTTTAAGTGAAATTTGTGTTCCCAGCTAGTACTAATATGTGTTCCTAATGTGAAAACTTGTGCTCAAAACTAATATGTGCTTCCAACATGTGCTCCTAACTATTACAGCTTATAGTTATGAAAGGGAGTACTAACTTATGTGCTTTCAACCACACCAAGATGTGTCCTTAGCGTGAACCTCCTTCAACGTGAACTAACATGGTCTCCCACAATTGTGCTTCGAGAAACACATATGTGCCTCCAACGTAAACTAACCCATGCTCTCACCTACGACACGTGGTGGTGCTGAGATTTGCCACATGGAGCGCTCTAGCGCTCCCACCGTGGCAGTAATGCAAAGCGGGTTGTTCCATCCGGCACAAACCATCTACACCACACTAGGCAGGTAAGATTTGAGCTGCTCTTTGAATGATGTGAACCATGACAAGGCTCCTGGTGCGCCTGATGGATTTTCAATGTCTTTATCCGCAGGATGATGAGAATTTAATGGATGACCCAGTTGATGAAGAAGAATAAAAGGTGTTGCATATATACCAAGTCAGTCCTCACGGGCTGACTCTACCGCACTTCAAAAAACTGTACGTCTTGATACTTAACCCACACGTATATGTATATATAAGCTGTACAGTGTCCTACTCGATGATGTACACGTAAGATCTGAGCCAACTAATCTATCCTGATATACAAAAGATGTGGTAACCGAAATTGTACACAATCTGCTCTCTGAATCTATTCGCCTAAACCTCTAAAACTACCTAGTGCCTACACCTTTGGTTAGAGCTCACGAGCTCGAAAGGGCATGATCCATCCTAAAACGTAGCAGGACGTTTGCGCTTCCCAAGTACGCCCGGTTCATCGCCCTCTAGTTCTGGAGCCCACATTGCCTCCTTCTGCTTCCGAGCTAGTAGTATTACATCGCGCTCCGGCGCAACTATACCGTCCATCTGTCCGATGCGTCTCCTTGAGTTTTGCTTCGCACTGGGGGATCCCGGCAAAGGTGCAGGGTGCCGCCACAACCTCGCCGCCTTGGATTTTACGTGCGCAGCCAGCACCTCTCCGCCCTGTGCGTCTCGGCGACTGTCCCTCTTGCGAACCTTGCACATGATGTAGGAGTTCATCTGTTCCAGGAATAAGACAGTTTGGTAAGCGATGAGAATTGAGAAAAGATCATTAATCTGAAGCAAGTGGTTCACATGTTCACATGCGTACCTCTGGCTGCGCGAGGTTCCTGAGGTCGCCACGGTCTGCGTTGAGCTTGTACTCGAACATGCTCCACGGGGTCCTGCGCCCGTGCAGCAGCCTGCCGCGGTAGAAGTCCATGGACGTCTTGAAGGCGACGGTGCGGCGGCCCTCCCTCACGCGGGACGGCCGGCCGCGGATCCTCCAGTACCCGGCCGGGGTGGTGTAGTAGCACCCGTTGCTGTACGCCATGTCTTGCTTGTGCACGAAGAAGAACCCCAGTCGCTCTTTGTCTCCGTCTTCTTCGTCAACTGCGTGCATATAGGTGGAAGAGTTAGACTCTTTCATGCCACTGTGTATCACAACGTCCATGACTGCTTTATGCACATGAAAACAACAAATAATTCAATAAAAAGTTGTTTTCGGAACTTACGTCTTTTGTCATCTGCGTCCAGAGCATAAATATTGACCAGCTCTTCTATTCTTCTTGGAAGCGCCAGATTCAGGACTTTGGGCTTGAGATAGTGGAGCACGATCTCCTTGTCCGTGGGGCGAAATCTGAATCCTGGTACTAGCCACCATGGTGTACTACTTGTCTCATCAACTTCAGTAGACGTCTCGGTTGCTTGCTCGTCGGATACATCACTATGTTCCGTTGTAATCGAGCTATTCATGCTATCAGAATCGACAATGTCGTCGTTGTTGCTACTCGGTTGCTCTACGGCCGAGCTAGTCAAGTCATCGCTGCTGCCACCAAGCTGTGTTGACGATGACACCATGGTACTGTTCCAAGTCGTCATTGTCGCGCTGCAATGCGTGACGATATTGCTATCAGAACACACAATGTTCTGACCAGGACATGAGTCTTCgtcttttctaaagattttgtTGGTCGAATCTTTGAATGTTCGCTCTATCCAATCGGGTGAATCGTTGTCACTGTTGCCACCAAGCTGGGTCTGCATTGTCGATGATGCCAGGGTACTGTTCTCCATGGGTCGATGCAACAAAAATTCTGCCGACCTCGTTAAAGCCGTCATTGTTGAACTGCATTGCGCGTTGGTGTGGCTGTCGGAACATACACTGCTCTGATCAAGACATGAGTCCTCGTCTGTTCCAAAGAATTCGTCGTTTGAAACTTTGGATATCTGCTCTCTGCAATCGCGTGAGTCTTCCTCCTCCATGGGAATTCCCTCAGAGGAATCACCCTGCCATAGCCGTTCGTCCCATTGCTCGGAAATTCCCACGGTGGAATCTAGGCCTCCGTACACAGTGCACCACCACGATAGTTGATCCCAATGGCGTATGATACTGAGGTCGATCGAAATTCTGTCGTCATAATGTTGACTGAGCTCATGCTGTAGGGCATTGCGGCAGAACTGAAACACCGATATGTCCGACGTCGAAAGGTACTCGTTAGCAGACCGATATCGCCCTCCTGCGCCAGTGGAAGTGCGAGGCTTTGCCTTGTATGCCGGTCTCTCTGATATCATCGGGTGACGGTTCGCCATGGCTCGCCATCGGCTGGCGGTGCTCTCCTCCACGCACGGCAACGTCAACAGTTCGATATCATCACCTGACCCCTCACGTGTCAACAGTTCGATATCATCGTCGTGTCGCCGGGGCACCAAAGTGTATACACCCGCCCCACTGGGTGTAGTCGTCGTCAATGTAATCCTGGCGATATAAGCCTGTACTTTATTGATCATCGCTAGACGGCAATTCAGCTTCGACGTCGTTGCCGGATGACGACGACACGGCGCTCTTCTTCTGCCGGCGGTGCTGTCCTCATCGCCCAAGCTCAGAAACACCTGGTGGGAGTTACACGACGCCGGGTTTTGGCCGCCGTCGGCGCGAACGTCTAAGCTGCCGAAGGTATCCACCTCCCAGCGAACTTTTCCATGGGCGCGGCCGCGTTGGAGCGGCCGGCAGAGGCACTGGAGGAGCAGCGGCAGCAGGATCACCAAAAACGCCTCGAGGAGCGAGCACCCGTCGGCCGGCATGCTGCTGGATATTGTCGCCATATTTGTACGCGGGAGGAGGCTCGGTGTGGATTAATGTCTGGCGGTACGTCGCCTTTTATGAGAGAGAGAGCAGAAAATTCCGACAGCACGCGCCACGATCTGAGAGCTATTGTATGCGTGAGTGTCCCAATTAGCTACGTACTGCTAAGCTAAGCAGCTCGGACTTTGTTTCTTACCATGGAGAACTCGAATAAAACGTCTCATTCCGTCTactagaatctagatctatttccTGTCGCACTCGGACACCATCGCCTTCCGATTAGAGAACTATAGGGGAATTTGTATAGGAGTCGGACACGGTTTAGGATTTTTTATAGATATAATAGGACACGGTTTAGTACTTGACAGTCACAACGCTTTTCCCTGCTCAAAGGTGCAAAATAGGCCTGCTAAGAATCTATATAGGGGCAATCGTATTTAACGCCCGCAGCGCAGAATAGTTCACAGAGAGCAACCAATCAACGCGTATTCCTTCGGGAGCCCACCGCAAGGGTCACTTTTCGTGCGCCGGGAGTGCGTCACTACAGCCGTCATGTTTCGGGCTCCGGGCGCTCCCTCtggattttgttttatttttatttttctctacGCATTTTTGGCTTTTAGATGATTTTTTAGGGTTTTTTCTGCTTTCCAATTTTTCTTAGGGTTTGGACAATTTTACGTGAATTTTTTTCTTCCTTCCCCGAGAGCCACAGATTTATTTCTCGTGGAGGCATGGATTTACTTCCGCGAGTGCCTCTCAGGACAGGAAAAAAggtttttttttcttccgcgagaggcacaaatTTACTTCTTGTGCAGGCACGAATTTTTTCTGTGACAGGCACGGTCTGAGAGTTGCAGATTTACTTCTCTCGGAGGCGTGAATTTGCTTTCTCGAGAGGCAGGGTGTGCCTCTCGggaaagaaaaaaaacacatttttttcgtgAGAGGCACAGATTTACTTCTAGTTCAGGTATGGATTTGTTTCCGTGAGAGGCACAACCtcgggaaagaaaaaaaaaacatttttccttccacgagagacACAGATTTACTTCTtgtggaggcacggatttgcttccacgagagtCACAGTTGTGCCTCTTCGGAAAGGGAAAAGACATGCTCCCAGTTTGGTTTTTCGTCCGATttgttttgtgattttttttgtCGAAACCTATCAACAAgcgatctagttttgaagatatcGACACGAGGAATCCCATGGTAAAACGATTTGAGATTTGGACTCACGGTTTAGGAGAGAAAATGTTTTAAATAAATTAAtctatgaaaaaaaaagaaaaactccaAGGTTGCGACAAGTTGTCGCAATCTGGGAGGTGGGAGTGACCTTTACAAAGAGTGCTTCTTAATTAGTTTTTCTTAAGACATGAGTgcttcttaattagtgatttcataTTTCATATACCATAGAAAGCGTGCATTCCTTCTGGCCACATGGGCTGGTCCAATTAGGAAACTCTATGTACGATTCCACCTGAAAGTTTCTGCACGGTTTGGAAAAGGTTTCGgcctttttctttctttgttttctctTGGTTTTTACCGGGTTTCTTACAGTTTTCCATTTTATTTCTCCTTTAAGATATTTTATTCTAAAATTATAAAATTCATGAATAATTTTTAAAACCTAGGAGTAGTTTTGcaaatttctattttttctaaaaaacgcatgaacatttttgaatttattAGCATTTTTTAAATTCATCAATATTTTGGATTCATGAACGTTTTTAAATTTTGTGAAAATTGTTAAGTCTTTTGTATATGATGAGCAGAACCAAGCCCAACCCATAAATTACAAGTCCAGACAGGCCCTGCTCAGGGAAGGGTATCGCAATCCATTTCCAGCTTACAATTCGAAAAGACTCCctcaagaaaaataaaagataatagCCGACTATCGTAGCCCGTACTTCCTCCATTGTAAAATGAGCACATGATCAATAACTCGCAAACAAAGAAAGTCAAGAGAATTGTTTATACTACACCATTGGCTCATAAAGTCGTAGGTCATAGGTGGCCTTGTATGAATTGGCTCGTTATGCTTTTTCTAATACATAATATAGCATAGAGAAACGTAGAAACTAAGATATCCATCTTTTTTGAAAGGGCGGAGTACTATATATCTTGTTTAGGGGTAAATGTTGTACTTTATTGCTCAATCTGGAAGGAATAGTTCGTTACAGCATCATGTGGCTCAATAAGCCAAACATGTCAACCTAAACTTAATGATAAAGAAAACTTTGCTATACTATCAGCTTCATATTTCCTTCGACGAGATTCATGCACTAGTAAACAAGATTGGAACTCATTTATCCTTGCAATCACCTCCCTAAACCGTCATGTTATCACATGCTATGAGAATTTTTGTCTGCATCAAATCGTCAATACCCACTTTGTCCAGTTTATTGGGCCGGAGGGCTATATGCAACGTCCTTTTTTAAGGCCAAGCAATTTATGACGTTGGGGTGCTACATTCATCTTGTGTCTTCACTGATTGCACAGAGAAAAATCATTGCTAGTCATGCAAAGAGAAACAATACGTTGCATCCATTGGAAAATTCGTGTCTGAGCTCGAGCTCAGATCGGCCCGATATCCTAGCGCTTCAATCGCCTCGGGATGGCCACTGTACCTCGGGATGGCCAAAGAGAAAGTTTGACAGAAGTTTCCTTCATACTTGAATCAAGCTTTTTCTATATCTTCAGGTCATAGGAGCCGTAGTTTTCAGATCATCTACTGATCTACACACCTCACACAAGTAATATTAAGTTGCTAAAAGCAAGAAAATGCAACCACTTTTGCAAGTTTGGCAAAGTTTTCCCTCCATTTTTGAAGCTAGATATCTGTATTTTTTTCTTTTATAGTAAGACAACTTTACTTTCACATAGTGGCACGCTGTGGCACACTGctggatacaaaaagttgcaacGCACGGCCATATGTGCATAGTCTTATGATATACAAGAGATGTAGTAACCGACAATTATGCACAACCTGCACTCTGCATCTATTCGTTTATTTAAACCTATGGATCATGAAACATAAAACCACTAAAACTACTAGTGTCTACAACTTTGGTTAGAAACTTAGAGCTTACGAGCTCGAAAGGGCAGGATTCATCCTAAAATGTAGCAGGACGCTTGCGCTTCCCAAGAAGTAGGCCTGGTTCGTCGCCCTCTAGTTCCGGAGCCCCCATCGCCTCCTTCTGCTTCCAATCTAGTAGTATTACATCGCGCTTCGGCACAACTATCTTGTCCATCTGTCCGATGTGTCTCCTTGAGTTTGGCTTCCCACGAGGGGATCCTGACAACGGTGCGGGGCGCCGCCACAACCCTTTCGCCTTGGATGGCGCCGCCGGCGCAGCCTCCACCTCTCCGCCCTTGGCGTCTCGGCGACAGTCCCTCTTGCGAACCTTGCACACGACGTAGGAGTTCATCTGTTCCAAGAACAATGACAGTTTGGTAAGCGATGAGAAAAGATCATTGATGTGAAGCAAAATGGTTCATATGTTCACATACGTACCCATGGCCGGGCGAGGTTCCTGAGGTCTTCTCGGTCCGCGTTGAGCTTGTACTCGAACATGCTCCACTGGGTCTTGCACCCGTGCAGCGCCCTGCCGCGGTAGAAGTCCATCGACGTCTTGAAGGCCACGGTGAGGCCGTCGTGCTTCACGCGGGACGGCGGACCACGGATCTTCCAGAACCCGACCGGGGTGGTGTAGAAGCACGGGTTGCTGTATGCCGCGGCTTTTTTTGAAACGAGGCTGTACGCCGTGGCCTTTTTTGAAACTAGGCTGTACGCCGTGGCTTGCTTGCGCACGAAGAAGAAGCCTAGTCGCTCTTTGTCTCCGTGTCCATCAACTGCGTGCATATACGTAGAAGAATTAGACTGTGTCATGCCAATCTGGTAATAAATCACAACGTCCAGCTGCTTTATGCACTGAAAGCAAAAAAATACGGCCTATGCAAGTACAGTGCAACGTACAAGTTGTCTGAAATTCAGAAAATTAGTCGAGTGGATTTAAATAATTTACACGCTATATATACATTTATTTACTGTGTCACATAGTTTAGAACCCAAGTTCTACCCACACGTTTAGAAATACAAAGGGAAACTGTGTTGTGTATCCACAACAGAATTCTCTTTTACTTGTTCGATCACGTGTCGTTGAGTTTGAGTTCAAACGactgaaatataataataaacataTAGTCTTAGTTTGCTCGATATTTTTCTTACAATTTAGGGCTCACGGTCCCTCCATTTAGTGAGGGCGCCAGCACtttttgaaaacctagatcaacaaGTGATGGCTTTTAGCCTAGATCTTCACCTGCAGGTGCAAAGTGTCATTGCAGCTGCATGTGCCAACCATGGTAGCATGCAATTGGCCGGAAAAAAAAAACTTCCGTGCAACTTCGGTTCAGTTCATTGAGCTACATTTCTTTTTGAAAATCCAAGATGCATTTGCACTTCACCGGACGAGAccaagcaaaacaaaaatattaATAACTCAGTAAAAGATGTTTTCGGAACTTACGTCTTATGTCATCTGGGTCCAGAGCATAAATATTGACCAGCTCTTCTATTCTTCTCCTATATGGTTGAAGCGCCAGATTCAGGACTTTGGGCTTGAGATAGTCGAGCACGATATCCTCATCTGTCGGGCAAAATGTGAATCCTGGAATGAGCCAATATGGTGTACTTGTTTTATCAACTTCATTAGACGTCTCGATGTGGTCATTGTTGCTATTTGGTTGCTCTGATGTCGAGCTAGTCACGTTGTTGCTGCTGCCACCAAGATGCATTGATGAAGATGCCACGTTACTGTTTGAAATCGTCATTGTCGCACTGAAATGTGCGCCGATCTTGCTATCAGAACACACAATGTTCTGATCAGGATATGAGTCTTTGTCTGTTCCAAAGAATTGGTTGGTTGAATCTTCGAATGTTTGCGCTCTCCAGTCGTTTGAGTCATTGTCATTGTTATTGCCAAGCTGGGCTTGCATTGACGACGATGGCATGTCTGCAGGTCGATGCAACAAAATTTCTGCTGACCTCGTCGAAGTTGTCATTGTCGCGCTGCAGTGGGCCTTCTTGTGGCTGTCAGAACACACACTGCTCTGATCAAGACGGGGGTCATTGTCGGAAAATTCGTCTGTTGAATCTTTGAATGTCCGCTCTCTCCAATCATGTGAGTCGTCCTCGTCCTCCACCGGAACTCCCTTGGAGGAATAGCCCCGCCATGACCCTTTGTTCCGTTGCTCGAGAAATCCCATGGGGAAATCTAGGCCTCCATATACAATGAACCACCGTGATAGCTGATCCAAATCGCGTATGATGCGGAAGTCGATCGAAGTTCCCTCGGGACCAGTGCCCATGGAAGTGCCAAACTCTGTCTCCACGTGCCGATCCCAATTGCATACGATACGGATGTCGGTCGAAGTTCTCTGGGGACAATGTTGATTGAGCACGTGGAGTAGAAAGCTGTGGCATAACTGAAGCCCCGCAAGGGTCGGCATCGAAAGGCACTCGAGAGCCGAGAGTCGATATGGGCCTCTTATGCCCGTCGAAGTGCCAAGCTCTGCCTTCACGACGTTGTCTGTGAGTCTCTCCGAGATCGTCCAGCGATCATCCACGGTGGCTCGCCTTCGGCCGGCGGTGGTCCCCTCCACGCACGGCAACGTGCCGTGGAAGTTGTCACCCGACGTCTCACGTGTCGACGGCTCGATATCATCCGCATGTCGCCAGCGCGCCAAAGTGTAGACACCCGGCCCAGTGGGTGTAGCCGCCGTCAATATAATCCCGGCGATGTAAGCTCGTAGTCTATTGATCATCGCCAGACGGCAATACAACGTTGACATCGCCGGATGACAACGACACAATGCTCTTCTGCTGCCGGCGGCGCTGTTCTCCTCATCGCCCACGCTCAAAAACATCTGGTGGCATCTACACGGCGCCGGGCTTCGGCCGGCGGCGCGAACGCCCTTGCTGCCGAAGGTACCCTCCTCCCAGCGAACTCTTCCGTGCGTCCGGAAAAACGCCTCGACCAGCGAGCGCCCGTCGGCTGGCACGCCGCTGGATATCGTCGCCATGTGTTGCGTCGGAAGTAGGATCGGTGAGGATTGATGTCTGGCAGTACGTCGATGGTCGTCGCCTTATATGAGAAGAAGCAGTAATTCCGACAGCACGCGCCATGATCCCAGCCCCGTCCGGAGGCGGCAAGCATATGACAGCTATGCTCGAGTGTCCCAGTTATAGTTACTCTAAGCTAAGCAGCTCGAGCTTTCTTTCTTGTTATGATGGAGAGGATAATGGCCACTGCTAGCCGTAAACCGGCTGATGCTAGGGATTTATAAACCGCCTTGTCAGCCGTTGATTTGGTTTAACTTGGGTCGTTTGATCTCTAGACCAGCTAGCTATCGGCTATGTGCACAGCATCCTCGTTTCTTCAGGTTGCGGCAGCCCCGTCACAGACTCACAGTCACAGGTCATCTCACGGGAAAACGCCCACGAGGTCGCCATGCACGGCCACAGGTGCAGCGCCAGGTTGCCACAACGACGCTGCTGCAACCATCCATTGAAGCACCGGCGATGCTCTGGCAGCCCGACAA
This region of Triticum aestivum cultivar Chinese Spring chromosome 2D, IWGSC CS RefSeq v2.1, whole genome shotgun sequence genomic DNA includes:
- the LOC123053829 gene encoding uncharacterized protein, with protein sequence MATISSSMPADGCSLLEAFLVILLPLLLQCLCRPLQRGRAHGKVRWEVDTFGSLDVRADGGQNPASCNSHQVFLSLGDEDSTAGRRRAPCRRHPATTSKLNCRLAMINKVQAYIARITLTTTTPSGAGVYTLVPRRHDDDIELLTREGSGDDIELLTLPCVEESTASRWRAMANRHPMISERPAYKAKPRTSTGAGGRYRSANEYLSTSDISVFQFCRNALQHELSQHYDDRISIDLSIIRHWDQLSWWCTVYGGLDSTVGISEQWDERLWQGDSSEGIPMEEEDSRDCREQISKVSNDEFFGTDEDSCLDQSSVCSDSHTNAQCSSTMTALTRSAEFLLHRPMENSTLASSTMQTQLGGNSDNDSPDWIERTFKDSTNKIFRKDEDSCPGQNIVCSDSNIVTHCSATMTTWNSTMVSSSTQLGGSSDDLTSSAVEQPSSNNDDIVDSDSMNSSITTEHSDVSDEQATETSTEVDETSSTPWWLVPGFRFRPTDKEIVLHYLKPKVLNLALPRRIEELVNIYALDADDKRLDEEDGDKERLGFFFVHKQDMAYSNGCYYTTPAGYWRIRGRPSRVREGRRTVAFKTSMDFYRGRLLHGRRTPWSMFEYKLNADRGDLRNLAQPEMNSYIMCKVRKRDSRRDAQGGEVLAAHVKSKAARLWRHPAPLPGSPSAKQNSRRRIGQMDGIVAPERDVILLARKQKEAMWAPELEGDEPGVLGKRKRPATF
- the LOC123053830 gene encoding NAC domain-containing protein 45-like: MTQSNSSTYMHAVDGHGDKERLGFFFVRKQATAYSLVSKKATAYSLVSKKAAAYSNPCFYTTPVGFWKIRGPPSRVKHDGLTVAFKTSMDFYRGRALHGCKTQWSMFEYKLNADREDLRNLARPWMNSYVVCKVRKRDCRRDAKGGEVEAAPAAPSKAKGLWRRPAPLSGSPRGKPNSRRHIGQMDKIVVPKRDVILLDWKQKEAMGAPELEGDEPGLLLGKRKRPATF